Proteins encoded within one genomic window of Bombina bombina isolate aBomBom1 chromosome 1, aBomBom1.pri, whole genome shotgun sequence:
- the IRX3 gene encoding iroquois-class homeodomain protein IRX-3: MSFPQLGYQYIRPLYPSDRQAVGGTRTGVDLSSAGTLSNVLSSMYGAPYAAAAAQAYGAFLPYTTEIPIFPQLGSQYEMKDSPGVQHPAFTHHHPAFYPYGQYQFGDPSRPKNATRESTSTLKAWLNEHRKNPYPTKGEKIMLAIITKMTLTQVSTWFANARRRLKKENKMTWAPRSRTDEEGNSYGSDHEGEEEDKREDEEEIDLENIDTENIENKEDLDDQDTDIHSDSKTDPRSDSEGSDGFEDLTVSEGRFLKSVVVDSRVMEGDKCELPSEAKVHQPPCEQMKLNSISPNPSPENSLPAAHKPKIWSLAETATAPDNPRKSPQTSGSVNSPSMIPQHRLIPCAGSKFQSWTGRGFSAQQLTLLNSAHFLQGLTVSQTAPGAGMAAFTKQVEHSHNTDPTTDRPSTLEIEKKLLNTAFLPVQRRPQNQLDAAMILSALSSS; the protein is encoded by the exons ATGTCATTCCCACAGCTGGGTTACCAGTATATCAGACCCCTGTACCCCTCTGACAGACAGGCTGTGGGGGGCACCAGGACTGGGGTAGATCTCTCCTCAGCTGGGACTCTTTCTAATGTCCTCTCTTCCATGTATGGAGCTCCCTATGCAGCTGCAGCAGCCCAGGCGTATGGAGCTTTCCTGCCATACACCACGGAGATCCCCATCTTCCCACAACTG GGCTCCCAATATGAGATGAAGGACAGTCCTGGAGTCCAGCACCCAGCGTTTACTCATCACCACCCAGCTTTTTATCCTTATGGACAATACCAGTTTGGAGATCCATCCAGGCCAAAAAATGCTACCAGGGAGAGCACTAGTACACTCAAGGCCTGGCTGAATGAGCACAGGAAGAATCCTTATCCCACCAAGGGTGAAAAGATCATGCTCGCTATCATCACCAAGATGACCCTCACTCAAGTGTCCACTTGGTTTGCCAATGCTAGAAGGAGacttaaaaaggaaaataaaatgacCTGGGCAcccaggagtaggacagatgaggAGGGGAACTCTTATGGAAGTGATCATGAAGGGGAAGAGGAGGATAAACGTGAGGATGAGGAGGAGATAGATTTGGAAAATATTGATACTGAGAACATTGAAAATAAGGAAGATTTAGATGACCAGGACACTGATATTCACTCGGACTCCAAAACAGACCCTAGAAGTGACTCTGAGGGCTCAGATGGATTTGAGGATTTAACAGTCTCTGAGGGCAGGTTTCTCAAGTCTGTGGTTGTGGACAGTAGGGTGATGGAGGGGGACAAGTGCGAGCTTCCTTCTGAAGCCAAAGTCCATCAACCTCCATGTGAACAGATGAAACTGAATAGCATTTCCCCCAACCCTTCTCCAGAAAACAGTTTGCCAGCGGCCCACAAACCTAAAATCTGGTCCTTAGCAGAGACTGCTACTGCCCCAGATAACCCACGCAAGTCTCCTCAGACCAGTGGGTCTGTGAACTCTCCTAGCATGATCCCACAACATAGACTTATCCCCTGTGCTGGGAGTAAGTTCCAAAGCTGGACTGGGAGAGGATTTTCAGCTCAGCAACTTACTTTACTGAACTCTGCCCACTTTCTTCAAGGACTTACTGTTAGCCAAACAGCCCCTGGTGCGGGTATGGCAGCATTTACCAAGCAAGTGGAGCACTCACACAATACAGACCCTACAACAG ATCGACCAAGCACATTGGAAATAGAGAAAAAGTTACTAAATACAGCTTTTCTACCAGTACAAAGAAG GCCTCAGAATCAATTGGATGCTGCTATGATCCTGTCTGCTTTATCATCTTcctaa